The Balaenoptera acutorostrata chromosome 13, mBalAcu1.1, whole genome shotgun sequence region GGTTTCTAGGTAAAAATATATGATTTATGTCTCAAAATGTTCTGACTAtaatgagccttgaaaacacaCATGTAGCTCATTCTAAAAGGAAAGTCACACAATTATACTATAAGAAagagcttttaaataaattttttaaaaaatcaggaaatgCTTTAGCTACATGTTAATGATTCTTTGCTACTTTCTGAAccaatagaatatttttttttctagcaagAGTTTGCAGAAGAAAGTTTCACCTAGCAATATTATGTAtcttttattgagaaataagagTTGACAAAAGGCATCCTTGTTTATAAAGACTTCAGTTTTGATAGAATTACAATGACTGCCATTAGGCACTTGACCCAATTTGGTAAAGCACTAGAGACATTTCCTatcataaaatagaataaattagaTATTAGGATTATGTAAGACAACGAGACATAGCTGAAAAGAATCAAGATAAATTGTTTCTTTTCCAACCAAGAGTTCCTGTGTCTACTGGTGTACCATATTTCAAATATTAGAAGTCCATTAAGTTACTAATTTGCCTTGTATACTAATGCTAAGATATGCCTTGTTAAGAATCAAGGAGCATGAAACATTGGCATAACAAGAAAACAGACTACTTCGTATATTTTCAATACCTTTGCCTCATAGAGTCTCATAAACCTTAATATTTACCCCCAAATAGAtaactagactttttttttaagtttaaagggCATTCTAGAACCATAAAAAGTATCCTTTTATAATGTTATAAGTTCATTTTGTAACATTGGAAAAATAGTATCACATTGTGGCCAAATGTTGCTCTGTATTTTATCAGTTTGCtaataaaagtagaataaaaactTATATTTTTGAAGAATCTTCATTGAATGTTGAAATGAATGTCAGAAAAAATAGCTGGTATATGGTCTTTAATAGTTCAGTATGCTTTTTGAATGGCAGAGGTAATTTGTTTAGTGTGATATGACCACATAATGCAAACAGTTTTAACTGACTTGAATTCAGCTAACCTGGGATTTCTGTCAACAAATTTTTAGCGAATTTGACCAGATTATTATGATTTTTTAGTAATTTCAGTCAAAAATTACAAACCAGTTGCTTATATAGACAAACTTTTCTTGGTCTTCctgttgaactgaattagaactGGCTTCAAGTTTTAAAGACTTTTACTTATTTTGGTAATTCATCAGATTGAAGTACCCACATAACACTGAGCATTTACACTTTACAATTTAGCACGTATAACTTAAGGAGTGTGtaatatttagaattattttccacATCTTAAAATGTTCTAGAATAGCATTATGCCACATTGGAAATATATTTactaataattttagaaaattgtatttttactaaagtaagtaaaaatagaactaccatatgatccagcaatcccactcctgggtatatgtccaaataaaatgaaatcagtatctcgaagagatacctgcacccccatgttcatgcagcattactcacaattgccaaaatatggaaacaacgtCAGTGTCcttcaagagatgaatggataaagaaaatgtggtatttatacacaagggaatattattcagccataaaaagaaagaaatactgccatttgtgacaaaatggatgaatctggaggaccttatgctaagtgaaataagccaaagtcaaaactatatacgtggaattttaaaaacaaaacaaaacaaaaacaaaaataaagctgatttcatagaaacagaaaatagaatggtggttaacATGGGCTGGGGGGGATGGGGTGATGTAGGTCAAAGGGTACACATTTTCAGtataagatgaacaagttctgaggatctaatttacagcatggtgactatagctaataatacagtattgtatacTTAAAGGTGCGGAAAGTAGATCTTACGCGTTCTCATCACATAAATAAGAAAGAGGAAACTGTGttaactatgtgaagtgatggttgtattaattatcttgatcttggtCATCATTCCACCATGGATATGTGTATccaatcatcacattgtacactttaaatacatagttatatttgtcaattattcccTAATAAAGCTAAATTTAAAGAATACTTTGTTTATTAAtgcttatatatttatgttttaaggTATGTATATAGCTTTCACGTccaatattatgaaatatatagCATATCATATTTATCACATATTTATCTAGgataaaatcataaatattatGCCTTAGTTTAAATAAGCAAGAAAAGACTATATTGCATGCTAAAGATGTTTTTCAGTGATGGGTTctagccaaagaaaacaaatttaagctCTATTAGAAATAAATACTTAGGACAAATGAAAGGAAGGGATCTTGAATTACCTTAGCCTctccctctcatttttttttttttttaacaatagaaTACCTTCCTCTTAGGCTCTAGGTGACCATGTGTCTACTACAGGGTGATCGTGGGTGTTAAACTGTATGTTATATTCTAGATAAAGAAAATAGTGCGCtaacacataatagatgctcagtcAACGGCTGATATTTTTATTGTCGATGGGGATGTCCCTACACTTAAGAGCACAGAGTCTACTGTTACAGTACTAATGACAACAGTTTCTAgtaacaaggaaataaaatagaaaaggtaaTCCCTGTGATAACTACAAAACATGttcacttttaaattttagttatatTCTGAAAGTCTTTCTAAGCAATAATGGACTAAAATTTCATCACAAagagacaacctaaatgtcttaTAGACAGAACAATCGTTCAATCAGTGAATAAATAATGTTCCATTTCTATATCAATCTGCTACTTTCACAATTATTAACTTccttctaaaaataatttcaagccTAAATTTAAACCTAACCTGTTTTTCCCATCGGATAAGAATACTTATTGCTTTCATTCCATAATTAAGTCCCCTAtataaagttttactttttatacaaGTTAGACATTTTCGTTGCCTCATAGAAAAGAGGTTTGGTTTTATTCCCTCCAAAGGTGATGATCATGTGTGTTTGCATTTGCATTAGTCAAATGAAATGCTTATAGCATAACATTTAAGAATTGCTTAATAGAGATGTTATTTAAAGATGTATAGATGTGTGAGAGGTATTGTTACTTAATTAGCATCCCCAAATTGGTCTAATTTTCAGTCTAAGCTCACATTTCTTTCATAGATCTGGCGTCCCTTGCTATTTACGTTTGCACACAAACCTGTATTCTGTGTGGTGGAAGGATAGAGTTGTGCTTATTTTGACAATAAGAGATTGTGAAATTGATGCAACGTCGGAATAAAAATAGGAGAGTAAGAATCAACAATTTCCACTGTGTTAAACTCATACAAATGGTAACAAAATATGGTGGCTTTGAAAACGTTTCCTGACAAAGTCCAATACATCTGACCAGCAAGTTATAAAAATGTTGAAGCAAAGTACTTCGTTTTCAGCGAATATCCTTAGGGGGAGAATAGATTGGGGGGGCTATTTTGTCCTATTTTGCATGTTAAGTAGAAAACATTTGGCTCAGAAGTTCTTTTAATCACATTTTTACTACCATACTAAATACCTTGTCTCAGGTAATAATATGCAATTCCGTTTTCACTGTGCCCCTGTCTTCCTACGCATCTATTTCGGCGGAACTGATGTGAAGTCAATTTCATCTCGCGCTCTTAGAGACGAGGCCTTGGCAGTTCTAACGAGGGAGAGGAGCCATGCCCCAGCCTATGGGAACGAAGGCCTTGAAAACCCCCTACCTGCAAAGCCCCACGTTATGGGCTGGGACCAGAACCCTGGCTGAAATCTTCAAACGAAAGAGGGTTAGGTGTGAAGTCTGGAGGAATAAGCTATACGTTCATTCTGTTCTTCTGAACAGCACTGGCCCACTTACAGTTTATTTCTGAACAGCCTATCAGCAAAGGCATACTACGCAAGTCAAAGgactaagttttttgttttttttaaaacgaCGTCTTTAGAAGTCGGGTTATAAAGAGAGTGTCCATTTAACTATTGTCTTTGTTTAAGGGCGGCATGGACTGTACAGCCCAGTGGTCCTTGCAAAGGTTTTGAAGACAATGATAAGCGACGATAACCTGACTGCAGCATAAATCATCCTGGCAGAGTCGTTAGAACAGCGAAGATCTGCAAAAGCAAGGGTGCGGCTTCATTCTCTCAGGGGCAGGGCACTGAAGGAGACCGGAAAGATCGTTTCCTGCTGCTACATTTTTGCACAGGCCCGGACTACTTTGGGGGGTCCAAGAAGACCATCAGCGAGCCTTACCCGTGTCCGCGGGACTCCCCGGCTCTCCCCGAGCCCGCTGGCCCGCAGCCCGCGGCAGGGAGGCCCCAGCGCCCGTAGGTGGCGCCCCACGTCCGTGCTTGCGCTTCTCGCCCGCGCTGGGGGCGCAGCTCGGAAACCCGGCGCGTGTCCCCGGGTGGTGAGAGCTCAGAGCAGGCATTTCAATAACTAAGCGCTCGAGTGCCAGCGCGCCCCACCAGCCCCCAGGTTCAGGGGAGCAGAAGTAGAAACCCAGGCGGAGGCGCCCCTCTAATCCCTGCCCAAACCTGGCATTTCCCAAACCGGAGCTTCCGGAACCCCAGCTTTCACATCAAGATCccaagatttttctcttcatcccagtcttcattttttttttttttttttttttttacgaaaaCTGCTTTCCCCACTAATTATGAAAGTGATCACGCTATTCAGGATTAAGACTTGGagggaatttggaaaagaaaagaaagaatcgAGAAGAAGAGGCGCGACCGGCGCTCTCGAGGTTGCCTAATTTCTGAAAGAGAGGCGTCTGGGAGGATTTCGCGCTGGGTGTTCGGGTGAGAGCGGGACCGGGGCGGTGCGGGGCGCGCGCCCAGCCCGGGAGGGGGCAGCGCGCGGGGTCCTCGGGGCGTCCGCGGCGCTCGGCGGTGCGGTCCGGAGAGCGGAGGAGAGGCCGGCACTGAGCGGGGGCCGGCGGAGGGAAGCAGCAGCAGCGGGCACGCCGGGCGCGAGGGCCCCTCCGAGGCTGCGGGTCCGGGTGCGGTGCGGACGCGGGGCGGGACGCGCGGGGCGGAACGGGGCGCGGAACGCGCCGCTGCGGGGCGCGGGCCGGCGCGGGAaagcggcggggcggggcggcgcgGTTATTGGCCGAGCGCCGGGAGAAGGGGTCGCGCTCGGTGTCTCCTCCCGCCAGCTCCCGCTCGTCTTCTCCGAGCAGAACAAGTTCGCGGACCGCGGTGCTCGCCCATCATGGATGTTCCAGGTAACCCAGCCCGGCCCTGCCCTCCGCGATCGGCGCGTTAACTGCATTCGTGCGTCTGTCTCAATGAGGACCATCGCGGGTCTGCGTCTGGGCGGAGAGAGAGCGGGAGAGAACATCGAAATCATTTTGTTcaggggctgaggagggaggCTACCCGTCGGGAAACAACTtgtctcttcttatgaggactaCTTAGGCAGTTGGCTGAGTTGTTCGGAGACTGCGGGCGGTGAGGGGAGAcgtttctttgctttttgtttctcgCCTGGGTATTGGAGAGATATGTCTAGTTTAGCGGGGGAAGAAGGGGCCCGGTTACAAGTGCAGACGGGCGCGTAAGTTGGCAGAAAGCTGCAGAGGCTGCCTCCTGGCCGGGAGGAGAAGAGCCCGGAGTCCGGAAACAAAAGCTGCACGATAAGCCAAGCTCGGGGTTCCCACCGCCGGAATCCTCTGGTCCTGCGCCAGAGAGAGGGATCCGAGGGGCTTCTCCAAAGGGGCTCGCTGCTGGCAGGGGGGGCGCTGGAAGTGGATGTTCGGTTTtaggatttctctttcttttctggtttttgtttttcctcttaatCTTATTCGCCCGAAGGAGCTTCCTGGGGATTTGTTCATGGGGTGGAAAACGGATAAGATCTTCACTAAATggattgcttaaaaaaaaaaaagtctctaggTCGGAGAAATAGAGGATGAAAGGGGAaagtagagaaaggaaaaaggtttCTTGGTGTGGCTTTAGAGAAAATGCCTCTGAAATTAAAGCCATTAAGGCTTAGTGGATCTTTTTCTTTGCCTATGTCTTGAGCCCTCCTTTGCCTTGGGCGGAATGGGCCGGGGTGGCGTTGACCGCGTCCCCGCGGGTGACCGGCCCTGTCCCTATTGCCGAGGCCCTGCGGAATTGCGGGCCCCTTACCTGACCGCGCCCCCGGCGCGCGCCGCCCGGGAGCCCTCGGGGATGCCCTGGCCCGTGAGCCCCGGCGTTTCTCGGGACCTGTGTGCCAGTCGGGCTCTCCCGGGGGCAGTGCGAGGCACCGAGGGGGTGGCCTCCAGGGAGGGGGCCCGAGCGCCGCAGGGACCTGCTCCCCGCGCCTGCTCCCCACGCAGCTTCACCTCCCTGTCTCAGGGTTTGGGTTCTTTGCCCTGACAGGTCCGCTGGCGCCTTTCTTCTGAGGACGACCCCGGCCTTGACCATCAGCGCAGGGGACCGAGGCCAGAGGAGGCCACTCCCGGCCCCGCGCGTTCCCGCGCGCCCTCCCGCCCTCGCCGCGCCCCCGCGCGCCGCCCCCCGCAGCCCGGATGCCGGCGCCCGGCCGGGGCCCCCGCGGGCCGCCGCTGACCATGCCCGGGCGCCGGGGGGCGCTGCGCGAGCCGGCCGCCTGCGGCTCCGGCCTGGGGGCGGCGctggccctgctgctgctgctgctgcccgccGGCTGCCCGGTGCGGGCTCAGAATGACACGGAGCCCATCGTGCTGGAGGGCAAGTGCCTGGTGGTGTGCGACTCCAGCCCGTCGGCGGACGGCGCCGTCACCTCCTCCCTGGGCATCTCCGTGCGCTCCGGCAGCGCCAAGGTGGCCTTCTCCGCCACGCGGAGCACCAACCACGAGCCGTCCGAGATGAGCAACCGCACCATGACCATCTACTTCGACCAGGTCAGCCGGCCGGCCTGCCCCTCGCCTCCCgcccggggtggggagggcggggggcCTGGGGGGTCGCCGGCCTCCGGGACGTGGAGTTCCaggctctcccctcctctctgccctttctcccttctccagtAAGCTCTCCTGTTCACATTGTAGCTCTTTTAGAACTAATCAGCTCAGTTGGCACTCGGGGGACCGAGAGTCCTGTAAAGCTAAGCGTCCCGTAGAGCCGAGAGAGCTGAAGTAGATTTCCCGAAAGGACAGTGCACGTTTTGCTTTTCGCTGGTAT contains the following coding sequences:
- the CBLN2 gene encoding cerebellin-2 produces the protein MPAPGRGPRGPPLTMPGRRGALREPAACGSGLGAALALLLLLLPAGCPVRAQNDTEPIVLEGKCLVVCDSSPSADGAVTSSLGISVRSGSAKVAFSATRSTNHEPSEMSNRTMTIYFDQVLVNVGNHFDLASSIFVAPRKGIYSFSFHVVKVYNRQTIQVSLMQNGYPVISAFAGDQDVTREAASNGVLLLMEREDKVHLKLERGNLMGGWKYSTFSGFLVFPL